One Drechmeria coniospora strain ARSEF 6962 chromosome 01, whole genome shotgun sequence genomic region harbors:
- a CDS encoding MYB DNA-binding domain-containing protein: MSETERDKGETGRAITTSILHSPSTSTLEQRHFPGDDARGGILAIEPAVSPSLEAVQGRSPWRNPWAEVTLADNYRVGGYNVDYAGQSSHTSGLSQLQHAYTSPVHQHNHHPQAAQPSQAQQQQTPYQAHHKQQTQNPYQHQHRNSVHHPGLSPVDAGTPPGQAHGHIPSRPVIGISQKQQQQQSQSQPQSQPQQPASHKPQVPMDPSHLHNHRLGHVHFGTANSVSSPLYGAVSSPTQAAYSYSTPSAKRPRTDDFDLGVSVVDQSGIDSVQATSLGAAYDQAAAAAAAAAATTPDHGPQMHHHHHLPDLGPPAKSMRREDMGGAPSMVGQAGMPEPAPRPRGPKLKFTAEDDQLLIELKEQKNLTWKQIADFFPGRSSGTLQVRYCTKLKAKTTLWTEEMDDKLRKALQDYENEKWRIVAHKVGSGFTPAACRERAGQLSGDEPEQLWESMSPKAASLPDSMEMPQTQRPW; the protein is encoded by the exons ATGAGCGAGACGGAAAGAGATAAAGGGGAGACAGGGCGTG CCATCACGACGTCGATCCTAcactcgccgtcgacgtcgactttGGAACAACGCCACTTCCCCGGTGACGACGCCCGAGGGGGCATCTTGGCCATTGAACCCGCAGTATCTCCCAGTCTGGAAGCCGTTCAGGGCCGCTCGCCCTGGCGGAACCCATGGGCCGAAGTCACGCTGGCGGACAACTATCGAGTCGGAGGTTACAATGTGGACTACGCTGGCCAAAGTTCACACACGAGCGGTCTGAGCCAGCTACAGCACGCGTACACCTCGCCAGTCCATCAACACAACCATCACCCACAGGCGGCGCAGCCGTCGCAGGCGCAACAACAGCAAACGCCCTACCAAGCACACCATAAGCAGCAGACGCAAAACCCCTatcagcaccagcaccggAACTCCGTCCACCACCCCGGGCTGTcccccgtcgacgccggcacgCCGCCCGGCCAAGCGCATGGCCATATCCCGAGCCGACCGGTCATAGGCATCAGCCAGaagcaacaacagcagcaatCGCAGTCGCAGCCGCagtcgcagccgcagcagccggcgTCGCATAAGCCGCAGGTCCCGATGGATCCCTCACACCTGCACAACCACCGGCTCGGCCACGTCCACTTCGGCACGGCCAACTCCGTCTCGTCGCCACTGTACGGGGCCGTCTCGTCTCCCACCCAAGCGGCATACTCGTACAGCACGCCGAGCGCGAAGAGGCCACGGACGGACGACTTCGACCTCGGcgtttccgtcgtcgaccaatCCGGCATCGACAGCGTCCAGGCAACCTCGCTCGGGGCCGCGTACGACcaggcagcggcagcggcggcggcggcggcggcgacgacgcccgacCACGGGCCCCAGatgcaccaccaccaccacctccccGACCTCGGGCCTCCAGCCAAGTCGATGCGGCGGGAGGACATGGGCGGCGCGCCGAGCATGGTCGGCCAGGCGGGCATgccggagccggcgccgcggccgcggggACCGAAGCTCAAGTtcacggccgaggacgaccaGCTGCTGATCGAGCTGAAGGAGCAGAAGAACCTTACGTGGAAGCAGATTGCCGACTTTTTCCCCGGGCGATCCTCGGGCACGCTGCAGGTGCGCTACTGCACCAAGCTCAAAGCCAAGACGACGCTCTGGACAGAGGAGATG GACGACAAGCTTCGCAAGGCGCTGCAAGACTACGAGAACGAGAAATGGCGCATCGTGGCACACAAGGTCGGCTCGGGCTTCACGCCGGCCGCGTGCCGAGAGCGAGCCGGACAGCTGTCGGGCGACGAGCCGGAGCAGCTGTGGGAGTCCATGTCACCGAAGGCAGCGTCTCTGCCGGATTCGATGGAGATGCCGCAGACGCAGCGGCCATGGTGA